Proteins encoded by one window of Sulfurospirillum barnesii SES-3:
- a CDS encoding DUF354 domain-containing protein has protein sequence MIWFDLVTPKSVLFFIPIIKQIENKGRKTLITAREGEGYSEVVELLRLHNIPFTNRGEFGGACLRDKLHASIERQKALMEFVSLYNIDRLVCLCSVDANRVAFGLGIPVINFYDIPLSDHKENFKKALPQARLTLPLSNRVIKPFVVPDDIFRRFSLDDEQIFSYGFIDPVIWLKAFKPDMKSVEAILKPYGLDLKKPLIVIREEEYKASYVDKHYPILYDAMQEIATQTGANIVIIPRYESRYLKEQFPFVSVLEEKVVIQHLLAYADLFIGGGGTLNTEACYFGTPTISTRSFISHYDKYQIDQGLMEWVNTKEELLEAVGRMMSKRYDERAKEVFGAMVVDVEAIVEAILD, from the coding sequence ATGATTTGGTTTGATTTGGTGACTCCAAAATCGGTACTTTTTTTTATTCCCATTATCAAGCAGATTGAAAACAAAGGGCGTAAGACACTCATTACGGCACGTGAAGGGGAAGGGTACAGTGAAGTTGTGGAATTGTTACGGTTACACAACATCCCTTTTACCAATCGTGGTGAGTTTGGTGGGGCGTGTTTGCGGGATAAATTGCACGCTTCTATTGAACGTCAAAAGGCGTTAATGGAATTTGTGAGCCTCTACAACATCGACCGTTTGGTCTGTCTGTGTTCGGTGGATGCCAATCGTGTGGCGTTTGGACTGGGCATTCCTGTGATTAATTTTTACGATATTCCCCTCTCCGACCATAAAGAAAACTTCAAAAAAGCGCTTCCTCAAGCACGCTTAACCTTGCCACTTTCCAATCGTGTCATTAAACCTTTTGTCGTGCCTGATGATATTTTTCGCCGTTTTTCACTCGATGATGAGCAGATTTTCTCTTACGGATTTATCGACCCTGTCATTTGGCTCAAAGCGTTTAAGCCTGACATGAAAAGCGTTGAAGCGATTTTAAAGCCGTATGGTTTGGATTTGAAAAAACCGTTAATTGTGATTCGTGAAGAAGAATATAAAGCGAGTTATGTGGATAAACACTACCCCATTTTGTACGATGCGATGCAAGAGATTGCTACACAAACAGGGGCAAATATTGTCATTATTCCTCGTTACGAGAGCCGTTATCTTAAAGAGCAATTTCCTTTTGTGAGCGTGTTAGAAGAAAAAGTGGTCATTCAGCATCTTTTAGCCTATGCGGATTTGTTTATCGGAGGAGGAGGAACGCTCAATACCGAGGCATGCTATTTTGGAACGCCTACCATCTCTACACGCAGTTTTATCAGCCACTATGACAAATACCAAATCGACCAAGGGTTGATGGAGTGGGTCAATACCAAAGAGGAATTGCTTGAAGCGGTGGGACGTATGATGAGCAAGCGTTACGATGAAAGAGCCAAAGAAGTTTTCGGTGCTATGGTAGTGGATGTGGAAGCCATAGTGGAGGCTATTTTAGACTAG
- the asnB gene encoding asparagine synthase (glutamine-hydrolyzing) — protein sequence MCGILTAIGNHNKKTFEKALCKLSHRGPDAMGIWGEKDVLMGHTRLAIIDLDERSNQPMVDERYALVFNGEIYNFEELKREYALTCKTTSDTEVLIKLYETLGHAMLSHLNGMFAFCLYDRLNDELFMARDRFGKKPLYFSQSKGLIVASEIKAVLELLGTTPAMNKEGFRDYFAFQSTVPPYTFFEGIHKLEAGMYATFSKGTFTCKRYYEVGEKALLHVSEKEALENIEALLLDSVQKRLVGDVEVASLLSGGIDSSLVSAIYAKASGKKINTFSIGYDEHLHYDELTQAKEASVYIGSQHHELRINKRTYIDTIENTLAHLDEPMGDTACMPTYLLSRMVHQSGIKVCLSGEGSDEIFLGYDNYFEMAKYYQMHSELSAPSKMLLKNYLERNPNWSRNWESLRRISANEHPFYSGGETFTKRQFDALCGEETKDVRTSVAIDKNPFLWMSTIDFKIWVAEVLMSKIDRMSMAHSLELRAPFLDYRLMDYCLALPPSLRAGDTNKYLLKQIAQKYIPSSIIERKKKGFSSPFIEWLYAEYGDEILKLMLHVSHHSGLFDASFVTFLYHEGKEGRFKQHVWSLYLFCRWYNQFYL from the coding sequence GTGTGTGGAATTTTAACAGCCATTGGCAATCATAACAAAAAAACCTTTGAAAAAGCGCTGTGTAAACTCTCCCACCGTGGACCTGATGCAATGGGAATATGGGGGGAAAAAGATGTTCTTATGGGGCATACAAGGCTTGCTATTATAGACCTTGATGAGCGATCAAATCAGCCGATGGTGGACGAGCGGTATGCTTTGGTGTTTAATGGAGAGATTTATAATTTTGAAGAACTTAAACGTGAGTATGCGCTTACATGTAAAACCACCAGCGACACGGAAGTGCTCATTAAACTTTATGAAACATTGGGTCATGCGATGCTCTCACATCTCAATGGTATGTTTGCTTTTTGCCTTTACGACAGGCTCAACGATGAGCTTTTTATGGCACGAGACCGCTTTGGAAAGAAACCTTTGTACTTTAGTCAGAGCAAAGGTTTAATAGTCGCAAGTGAAATAAAGGCGGTTTTAGAGCTTTTAGGAACAACACCTGCGATGAATAAAGAAGGGTTTAGAGACTATTTTGCTTTTCAAAGTACCGTGCCACCCTATACATTTTTTGAGGGAATTCATAAGCTTGAAGCGGGCATGTATGCAACCTTTTCAAAAGGAACTTTTACATGTAAACGGTATTACGAGGTTGGAGAAAAAGCGCTTTTACATGTAAGCGAAAAGGAAGCCCTCGAAAACATAGAAGCATTGCTTTTAGACTCTGTACAAAAACGTTTAGTGGGTGATGTTGAGGTGGCTTCATTGCTTTCAGGAGGCATTGATTCTTCGCTGGTGAGTGCTATTTATGCCAAAGCCTCAGGCAAAAAAATCAATACCTTCTCCATTGGGTATGATGAGCATTTGCATTATGATGAGCTAACGCAAGCCAAAGAGGCATCCGTTTACATTGGTTCACAGCATCATGAACTTCGTATCAATAAGCGAACATACATTGATACCATTGAAAACACGCTTGCACATTTGGATGAACCTATGGGCGATACAGCGTGTATGCCGACGTATTTGCTATCCAGAATGGTGCATCAATCAGGTATTAAAGTCTGCCTCAGTGGTGAGGGAAGCGATGAGATATTTTTAGGGTATGACAACTACTTTGAGATGGCAAAATATTATCAGATGCATTCAGAGCTCTCAGCGCCGAGCAAGATGCTCTTAAAAAACTACTTAGAACGTAATCCTAATTGGTCTCGCAATTGGGAGTCTTTAAGGCGCATTAGTGCCAATGAGCATCCCTTTTACAGTGGAGGCGAAACCTTTACAAAACGCCAGTTTGATGCACTGTGTGGTGAAGAAACGAAGGATGTACGCACAAGCGTTGCCATTGATAAGAATCCGTTTTTATGGATGAGTACGATTGATTTTAAGATTTGGGTTGCTGAGGTATTGATGAGCAAGATTGACCGTATGTCCATGGCGCACTCTTTAGAGCTTCGAGCACCCTTTTTGGATTATCGTTTGATGGATTATTGTCTTGCGTTGCCTCCTTCTTTACGAGCGGGCGATACCAACAAATACCTTCTCAAACAGATTGCCCAAAAGTATATCCCCTCTTCTATTATTGAGCGTAAGAAAAAAGGGTTTAGCTCTCCGTTTATTGAGTGGTTGTATGCTGAATATGGCGATGAAATTTTAAAATTAATGTTACATGTAAGCCATCACAGCGGTCTATTTGATGCTTCATTTGTGACATTCTTGTACCACGAAGGCAAAGAGGGACGCTTCAAACAGCATGTTTGGTCACTGTATCTCTTTTGCAGATGGTATAATCAGTTTTATTTATAA
- a CDS encoding class I SAM-dependent methyltransferase, which produces MEIKSLLIGNTVVVFDEEIMDKLSDSYNMFVKSNVLMIKRKDLMDNNCHSFENIIFFGITPNTLADVEYINQVCPKMVYWYDEVTNQLNPIIYSLYDGNLSVAKLPFSMMMQNIERRFLFELAKRVSHHESIFEIGRNSGGSTLALALGNQEKHNLSVLVSLDILHNPLYDYYAKKYEVIKKIKCFVQDSKTFDWKGENKNLPIGLLWIDGEHTYNGCKSDIERYKGFLSDGGMIAVHDYGSGNPEIAGIMKAVHESIVEDDNFENFCVIGSIFFAQKKGGKQILDTKNLSLEKSIPYYILEYLRHYTPVFNSKIAIYGTGFQSLDIFCMAKQYGLEKNIVAFVDDFSMQKTFYNLPIISLSETKSMNIEHILIGSKDHEESMAQKLKTSGWSEKDFTRIYTAEAFKNFIASGKNIYRFESSRWNELFIFDRNLGE; this is translated from the coding sequence ACAATATGTTTGTTAAAAGTAATGTTTTAATGATTAAAAGAAAAGATTTGATGGATAATAATTGCCATTCTTTTGAAAATATTATATTTTTTGGAATCACTCCTAATACACTTGCAGATGTAGAATACATCAATCAAGTGTGTCCTAAAATGGTCTATTGGTATGATGAAGTAACGAATCAGCTTAATCCTATTATATATTCTTTGTACGATGGAAATCTTAGTGTTGCAAAACTTCCATTTAGCATGATGATGCAAAATATTGAAAGAAGATTTTTGTTTGAACTTGCAAAGCGTGTTAGTCATCATGAATCAATCTTTGAAATTGGGCGAAATAGTGGTGGATCTACTCTTGCTCTAGCACTTGGAAATCAAGAAAAACACAATCTTTCTGTGCTGGTTTCTTTAGATATTCTACACAACCCTCTTTATGATTATTATGCTAAAAAATATGAAGTGATCAAAAAAATCAAATGTTTTGTTCAAGACTCCAAAACATTTGATTGGAAAGGTGAAAATAAAAATCTTCCAATAGGACTTTTATGGATAGACGGAGAACATACTTACAATGGTTGTAAAAGTGATATAGAAAGATATAAAGGATTTCTTTCAGATGGAGGAATGATAGCTGTACATGATTATGGAAGCGGAAATCCAGAAATCGCAGGTATTATGAAAGCTGTTCATGAAAGTATTGTTGAAGATGATAATTTTGAAAATTTTTGTGTGATTGGCAGTATTTTTTTTGCACAAAAAAAGGGTGGTAAACAAATTCTTGATACAAAAAATCTTTCTTTGGAAAAGAGCATTCCTTATTATATTTTAGAATATTTAAGACATTATACTCCTGTGTTTAATTCCAAAATAGCTATTTATGGTACAGGTTTTCAAAGTTTAGATATTTTTTGTATGGCAAAGCAATACGGTTTAGAAAAAAATATAGTAGCATTTGTGGATGATTTTTCTATGCAAAAAACTTTTTATAACTTACCAATAATATCACTCAGTGAGACCAAAAGTATGAATATAGAACATATTTTAATTGGTTCAAAAGATCACGAAGAATCTATGGCACAAAAACTAAAAACTAGTGGTTGGAGTGAAAAAGATTTTACCCGAATCTATACAGCCGAGGCTTTTAAAAACTTTATAGCTTCTGGTAAAAATATTTATCGATTTGAATCATCAAGATGGAATGAACTTTTTATATTTGATCGAAATTTGGGAGAGTAA
- a CDS encoding glycosyltransferase, with protein sequence MKNIAIITHNLCLGGVQKNVSLLANALSSTHKVTLILFEDKPFSYHLDSKITVYTLLHHALELDNKTEEELQNIGKALFDARSKDLTHLFESHVFDIVVSFEDYNNLCTLNALKKGMKAIVSSRVSLEHGYKNRLIHLLPSSFYKTTMQKLYPKAECVVSVSDGVKEELAKLGIRARTIANGIELKKLQTLSQEACALNDEFFLHVGRFDTAQKAQHEVVEAYRSVAKELQSALVFVGDGKDRAKVEALVGNYGLQKRIFFMGFDENPYQYMRKCKGFIFSSYYEGMPNALLEALSLGCAVVAYKFEPSWREFDGKEAVLFVEKGDIKELSKALVRLEKEPIFRETLQKNAQCSIQKYSQEMCQKRWRELIETVVKKEDQLCVEF encoded by the coding sequence ATGAAAAATATAGCAATCATAACGCATAATCTCTGCTTGGGGGGTGTTCAAAAAAATGTTTCATTGCTTGCAAATGCACTCTCTTCAACCCATAAGGTCACTCTTATTTTATTCGAAGATAAACCTTTTTCATACCATTTAGATTCTAAAATAACTGTCTATACGCTTTTACACCATGCTTTGGAACTGGACAATAAAACAGAAGAGGAACTTCAAAACATAGGCAAAGCGCTTTTTGATGCGAGAAGTAAAGACCTTACACACCTTTTTGAAAGTCATGTATTTGATATTGTGGTTTCCTTTGAGGATTATAATAACCTTTGCACACTTAACGCTCTTAAAAAAGGAATGAAAGCCATTGTCTCTTCACGGGTGAGTTTAGAGCATGGCTATAAAAATCGCTTGATTCATCTTTTGCCCTCTTCTTTTTATAAAACAACTATGCAAAAGCTCTACCCAAAAGCTGAATGTGTGGTATCGGTCAGTGATGGCGTCAAAGAGGAGTTGGCAAAACTTGGAATACGTGCTAGAACAATTGCGAACGGAATAGAGCTTAAAAAACTTCAAACACTCTCACAAGAAGCGTGTGCATTAAATGACGAATTCTTTTTACATGTAGGACGGTTCGATACCGCTCAAAAAGCACAACATGAAGTCGTAGAGGCATACAGAAGTGTGGCAAAAGAGCTTCAAAGCGCACTGGTGTTTGTGGGGGATGGAAAAGACAGAGCTAAGGTAGAAGCGTTGGTTGGTAACTACGGTTTGCAAAAGCGTATTTTTTTTATGGGATTTGACGAAAATCCTTATCAATATATGCGAAAATGTAAGGGATTTATTTTTTCATCGTACTATGAGGGAATGCCAAATGCTTTACTTGAGGCATTAAGCCTTGGGTGTGCTGTTGTGGCGTACAAGTTTGAGCCATCATGGAGAGAATTTGATGGCAAAGAGGCTGTTTTATTTGTAGAAAAAGGCGATATAAAAGAGCTTTCAAAGGCTTTAGTTCGCTTGGAAAAAGAGCCGATATTCAGAGAAACATTGCAAAAAAATGCCCAATGTAGTATTCAAAAGTATTCTCAAGAGATGTGTCAAAAGCGTTGGAGAGAGCTTATAGAAACTGTTGTGAAAAAGGAAGATCAATTGTGTGTGGAATTTTAA
- the pseH gene encoding UDP-4-amino-4,6-dideoxy-N-acetyl-beta-L-altrosamine N-acetyltransferase, translating into MSTHLCDFTTLSNTQKAMILTWRNHEKVRAFMYHVQMISLEEHLLFIESLKKSLDKRYFLVQHKGVDIGVIDFTHITQQCATIGLYANPTLSRKGIGKELMNAIITYGFEALHVKKLCAELFAFNTKAKALYEAFGFCETARKTINKHEIICMELDNEHRSF; encoded by the coding sequence ATGAGCACGCATTTATGCGACTTTACAACGCTAAGTAACACCCAAAAAGCAATGATTTTAACATGGCGCAACCACGAAAAGGTAAGAGCCTTTATGTACCATGTGCAGATGATTTCACTTGAAGAACACCTACTTTTTATAGAGAGTTTAAAAAAATCTCTGGATAAACGCTATTTTTTGGTGCAACACAAAGGTGTGGATATAGGCGTGATTGATTTTACGCATATCACACAACAATGCGCAACCATAGGACTTTACGCCAATCCCACACTTTCTCGCAAAGGAATAGGCAAAGAGTTGATGAATGCCATCATCACCTATGGATTTGAAGCCTTACATGTAAAAAAACTCTGTGCGGAACTCTTTGCGTTTAATACCAAAGCCAAAGCACTGTATGAAGCCTTTGGCTTTTGCGAGACAGCACGAAAAACAATAAATAAACACGAGATTATTTGTATGGAGTTAGACAATGAACATCGCTCATTTTGA
- the pseG gene encoding UDP-2,4-diacetamido-2,4,6-trideoxy-beta-L-altropyranose hydrolase: protein MKILIRADSSSTIGLGHIMRDLVLAKEFEGEVIFACQALEGNIIDQIPYEVKRLTSNDAGELIALIHALHVTLLVIDHYGIDVSFERKIKEAMGVKILSVDDTYESHHCDILLNPNLYADASRYEGLVPKGCELRCGVPLIREEFHTEKTIQREKIYDVCIAMGGSDASNLTQTILQTLPKDKRIAILTTTANAHLEALKSFVADTPNIALHVNSKEVAKLLHQSHCVITTPSVMVHEVLFMEVPFIAIQTAQNQEAMFQYLHQKGYLVLKEWNEHAFMRLYNAK from the coding sequence ATGAAAATACTCATCAGGGCTGATAGTTCAAGCACCATAGGACTTGGGCACATCATGAGAGACCTTGTCCTTGCCAAAGAATTTGAGGGTGAAGTCATTTTTGCGTGCCAAGCGCTAGAGGGCAATATTATTGACCAAATTCCCTACGAGGTTAAACGCCTCACGTCTAACGATGCGGGCGAACTTATCGCACTGATTCACGCTTTACATGTAACGCTTTTAGTCATCGACCATTACGGCATTGACGTCTCTTTCGAGCGAAAAATCAAAGAGGCAATGGGGGTGAAGATTTTAAGCGTTGATGACACCTATGAGAGCCATCACTGCGATATTCTCCTCAACCCAAACCTTTATGCGGACGCTTCACGCTACGAGGGGCTTGTTCCAAAAGGGTGCGAACTTCGTTGTGGAGTGCCTTTGATACGAGAAGAGTTCCATACAGAAAAAACGATTCAGCGTGAGAAAATCTACGATGTGTGCATTGCGATGGGGGGAAGTGACGCAAGCAATCTAACGCAAACCATTTTACAAACCTTACCCAAAGACAAACGCATTGCCATTCTCACAACCACTGCCAATGCACATCTTGAAGCGTTGAAATCTTTTGTGGCAGATACGCCTAACATCGCTTTACATGTAAACTCAAAAGAAGTAGCTAAACTTTTGCACCAAAGCCATTGTGTCATTACAACACCTAGCGTGATGGTGCATGAGGTGCTCTTTATGGAAGTGCCTTTTATTGCCATTCAAACAGCCCAAAATCAAGAAGCAATGTTTCAGTATCTTCACCAAAAGGGCTATCTTGTGTTAAAGGAGTGGAATGAGCACGCATTTATGCGACTTTACAACGCTAAGTAA
- a CDS encoding class I SAM-dependent methyltransferase, with amino-acid sequence MKHSMHKAKEYATGICLDIGAGKAPYKRYLEPHCKNYIITDSEKTHSHMFKDSHTDFVMAEATLLPFDNESIDTVVLTQVLEHVFDYEKALSEAVRVMKKEGVMLLSVPFIYQAHATPYDYHRFSEYGLKMLLQKYELEVLEWHYQGYLGTTLFSIINGFIWEKLACIRSLRNSVLLPFILIIFTCNNVFGLILDLIPAKHFSPNFFVIARKKA; translated from the coding sequence ATGAAGCACTCGATGCACAAAGCAAAAGAGTATGCTACGGGGATTTGCTTGGACATTGGCGCTGGTAAAGCACCCTACAAGCGCTACCTTGAACCACATTGCAAAAATTACATCATTACTGATAGTGAAAAAACACATAGCCATATGTTTAAAGACTCACACACAGATTTTGTGATGGCAGAAGCCACGTTGCTCCCTTTTGATAATGAAAGCATAGATACGGTTGTTTTAACGCAAGTGCTAGAACATGTGTTTGATTATGAAAAGGCTTTGAGTGAAGCGGTGAGAGTTATGAAAAAAGAGGGTGTTATGTTGCTCTCCGTTCCTTTTATCTATCAGGCACATGCAACACCCTATGATTATCATCGTTTTAGCGAATATGGCTTAAAAATGCTTTTGCAAAAGTATGAATTAGAAGTTCTTGAGTGGCATTATCAAGGCTATCTTGGAACGACTCTTTTTTCTATCATCAATGGTTTTATCTGGGAAAAACTAGCCTGCATACGCTCTCTTCGCAATAGCGTGTTGCTACCTTTTATCTTAATTATCTTTACATGTAATAATGTTTTTGGGTTGATTTTAGATCTTATTCCTGCGAAACATTTTTCGCCAAATTTTTTTGTGATAGCTAGAAAGAAAGCATGA
- the pseI gene encoding pseudaminic acid synthase, whose amino-acid sequence MNIAHFDLNSPHTFIIAELSANHGQSLDIAKQTIRAAKKAGADAIKLQTYTADTLTINCDKEDFVVKGGTLWDNKTLYALYEEAYTPWEWHEALFACAKEEGLLCFSTPFDKRAVDFLESFNPPAYKIASFEITDYALVRYVASKKRPIIISTGIATLEEIEDVVRICKEEGNEEIVLLQCTSSYPAPLEDANLLMIPELQKRFGVIAGFSDHTLGLTAPVMAVALGAKVIEKHFILDKSIGGADASFSLDVEAFSAMVHAVREAEKLRGEVSYPNEPNTIKGRQFSRSLYVTKAIQKGEVFTEENIRSIRPGYGLHPKYLGEILGKRASKNLSKGERATKEMLD is encoded by the coding sequence ATGAACATCGCTCATTTTGATTTAAACAGCCCTCACACGTTTATTATCGCTGAACTCTCCGCCAATCATGGGCAGAGTTTGGACATTGCCAAACAAACGATACGTGCTGCCAAAAAAGCAGGAGCGGACGCTATCAAGCTTCAAACCTATACCGCCGATACACTCACCATCAACTGCGATAAAGAAGACTTTGTGGTGAAAGGCGGAACACTCTGGGATAACAAAACCTTGTATGCACTCTATGAAGAAGCCTACACCCCATGGGAATGGCACGAGGCACTGTTTGCGTGTGCTAAAGAAGAGGGATTGCTCTGTTTTTCAACTCCCTTTGATAAACGTGCGGTGGACTTTTTAGAATCATTTAACCCACCTGCCTACAAAATTGCTAGCTTTGAAATTACAGATTACGCCCTCGTGCGCTACGTCGCCTCTAAAAAACGCCCCATTATTATCTCCACGGGCATTGCCACACTGGAAGAAATCGAAGATGTCGTACGCATCTGCAAGGAAGAGGGAAATGAGGAGATTGTTTTACTTCAATGCACGTCATCCTATCCTGCTCCTTTAGAGGATGCCAATCTTCTGATGATTCCTGAGTTACAAAAGCGTTTTGGAGTCATTGCGGGATTTTCAGACCACACCTTAGGTCTCACCGCCCCTGTCATGGCAGTAGCCCTTGGAGCAAAAGTGATTGAAAAACATTTTATCTTAGATAAAAGCATTGGTGGAGCCGATGCCTCTTTTTCACTTGATGTGGAAGCGTTTTCAGCAATGGTGCACGCCGTGCGTGAAGCAGAAAAATTACGAGGGGAAGTTTCTTACCCAAACGAGCCAAACACCATTAAAGGACGACAGTTTTCCAGAAGCCTCTATGTCACCAAAGCCATTCAAAAAGGCGAAGTTTTTACAGAAGAGAACATTCGCTCCATTCGCCCAGGGTATGGACTGCATCCAAAATATCTAGGAGAGATTTTAGGCAAACGTGCCTCCAAAAACCTAAGCAAAGGGGAGAGGGCTACCAAAGAGATGTTAGACTAG
- a CDS encoding O-methyltransferase, whose translation MLFTSHDHTIFEAIEAIRTKRKAQDALIALVDYGAGDPEATRSPEQMYQGVPKETTIAQLSSIGLKGEWAQELYSLVQKHRPKKVLELGTCCGFSAIYMAKACCDSHIYTIEGDPTVATLAKENIDEAGCKNITQYIGRFQDVLPTLLKAPLQIDLAFIDGHHDKEATVRYLEMLKPYLSSKAVVVFDDISWSEGMKEAWEKICKDSFFESCVDMKKLGICFVKGEMNDLV comes from the coding sequence ATGCTATTTACATCTCATGACCATACAATTTTTGAAGCCATTGAAGCCATTCGGACGAAGCGAAAAGCACAAGATGCGCTCATTGCTCTTGTGGATTATGGTGCAGGAGATCCTGAGGCGACACGAAGTCCTGAGCAGATGTATCAAGGGGTTCCAAAAGAGACTACCATCGCGCAACTTTCATCCATTGGCTTAAAAGGTGAATGGGCACAGGAGCTTTATTCTTTGGTACAAAAGCATCGTCCCAAAAAGGTTTTAGAGCTTGGAACATGTTGTGGTTTTTCAGCGATTTATATGGCAAAAGCATGCTGTGATTCACATATTTATACCATTGAAGGTGATCCCACTGTTGCCACTTTGGCAAAAGAGAACATAGACGAAGCAGGGTGCAAAAACATCACGCAGTATATTGGGCGTTTTCAAGATGTTTTACCGACCCTTTTAAAAGCGCCTTTGCAGATTGATTTGGCGTTTATCGATGGTCACCATGATAAAGAGGCAACGGTGCGCTATTTGGAGATGCTCAAACCTTATTTGAGTTCAAAAGCGGTGGTGGTTTTTGATGATATTTCGTGGTCCGAGGGCATGAAAGAGGCATGGGAGAAGATTTGTAAAGACTCTTTTTTTGAATCGTGTGTTGATATGAAAAAACTAGGAATATGCTTCGTTAAAGGAGAGATGAATGATTTGGTTTGA